Within Wyeomyia smithii strain HCP4-BCI-WySm-NY-G18 chromosome 2, ASM2978416v1, whole genome shotgun sequence, the genomic segment TCAACAAAGTCAAAGAAACAGGGAATGAGCGGGTACTAGGTGTTATTTGGAACTCAGCGCAAGACCGTTTCTCCTTTTCGACAAAACATCGTGAAGATCTTCAGGAATATTTGCAAGGTCGTAAGAGCCCAACAAAGCGCATCGTACTAAGCTGCATTATGGGTTTTTTTGATCCACTGGGATTACTCTCGTGTTTCACTATACATGGTAAGATATTGATTCAGGAGTTGTGGCGAACTGGCTGCGACTGGGATCAAGAAATTGATAACACAAATTTAACTTTGTGGAAGCATTGGATTGAGCTATTGCCATTGGTAGAACGTATCCATATTCCGCGTTCATACTCTGGAAAGACAAGATCCTCGAGCATTGACAACTTGGAGCTACACATTTTTACGGATGCCAGTAGTCACGCGTATGGTTGCGCGGCATACGCTCGCATGTCAGTAGGAAATACAATTAAATGTTCATTGGTAATGTCTCGATCAAAGGTAGCACCAGCCAAGTTGCAATCCATTCCTAGGCTAGAACTAAGAGGAGCTGCCCTCGGTGCAAAACTGTCTCAAACTATCAAAACCAACCACTCACTTTCTTTCAATCGCTGCGTCTTTTGGACGGATTCGCAAACAGTTCTAAGCTGGTTACGTTCAGATCAACGGAAATATAAACAATTTGTCGCCTTTAGAATAGGTGAAATTTTAGAGACAACCAATGCAACAGATTGGCGCTGGATTCCGTCCCGATTAAATCAAGCTGATGCACTAACAAAATGGGGACATGGTCCCCCATTAGAGTCAGAAGGTGAGTGGTTTAAGGGGCCAAAATTTGTATACCAGCCGGAGGATTGCTGGCCGCGGGAGCAAGTGCCGATAGAAAACACGGCGGAGGAAATGAAGGCGCACTTATTACATCATGATGTGGTGGAGTTTCCAGAATCCGTGATTAATGTAGACGTCACGTGGCGCTGGCGTAAATTGGCATTAGATTCATAGCAAATCTGCAACGCAAGAAAAAAGATGTTCCATTACACACGATGATCGCTACCGACAAGCACAAAGGACTTTTGAAGGCAAAGTACCATGTAGTACAGAAACCATTGCAGCAGGACGAAATGTTGAAAGCGGAGAACATTTTGTGGCGACAAGCGCAGTTGAAGGCGTTTACAGATGAATTAATGATACTTCAAGGAAACAAAACGCTGAAATCGGATCAGAAACCGATGCAGATTGGGAAGAAAAGCCCATTATATAAACTCTCACCGATTTCAGACGAGTGTGGCGTGATTCGGATGAATGGTAGGTTGGCTAAGTCGAACGAAATTCCGTTCAACATGAAGTTTCCGATTATCCTTCCAAAAGGGCACGCAGTGACTAAACGGTTAGTGCAACACTTTCACGAAAAATTTGGACATGCAAATCGAGAAACGGTCATAGAGCTTCGTCAGATATGTTATGTCCCTAAATTACGGACAGAAATCCAACAAGTTATGAAAGAATGTGTATGGTGTAAGGTAAATCGATGCCAAGCCGAAGTTCCAATGATGGCTCCACTTCCGGTCCAACGAATAACAAAATCACTACGTCCATTCAATGCAGTTGGTGTAGATTACCTGGGTCCTGTAGAAGTTGTTGTTAATCGAAGGAAAGAAAAGCGATGGGTCGCATTGGTCACATGCCTGGCAGTACGTGCAGTGCATTTGGAGGTTGTACACTCTCTAACGACACAAGCATGTTTGATGGCCATCAGACGGTTCATTGGTAAGCGGGGAATGCCAGATGAAGTCTTTTCGGACAATGGGACAAATTTTAAGGGAGCTAGCAAGGAATTGATAGCCTGGATTAAGCGAATTAATATGGAATGTGCAGATTCGCTAGTTGACAGCGTGATGAAATGGAACTTTAACCCCCCCGGGACTCCACACATGGGTGGCATCTGGGAGAGGATGGTTAGGTCTGTGAAGGAAACGATGAAAGCACTCGACGATGGGTGTCGGCTGACGGATGAAGTTCTACTGACAACCCTTGCCGAAGCGGAAGACATGATAAATAGTCGACCACTAACGTACATATCCCAGGACTCAGCGGCGATAACTCCTAATCACTTTCTTCGAGGTGTCGTATAGTCAACTGACTTTTATGTGGAAGATTCCGTGAATTTTGCAAAGGCATTGCGAGACGCTTATAAACGGTCACAGTACTTA encodes:
- the LOC129720167 gene encoding uncharacterized protein LOC129720167, with the protein product MIATDKHKGLLKAKYHVVQKPLQQDEMLKAENILWRQAQLKAFTDELMILQGNKTLKSDQKPMQIGKKSPLYKLSPISDECGVIRMNGRLAKSNEIPFNMKFPIILPKGHAVTKRLVQHFHEKFGHANRETVIELRQICYVPKLRTEIQQVMKECVWCKVNRCQAEVPMMAPLPVQRITKSLRPFNAVGVDYLGPVEVVVNRRKEKRWVALVTCLAVRAVHLEVVHSLTTQACLMAIRRFIGKRGMPDEVFSDNGTNFKGASKELIAWIKRINMECADSLVDSVMKWNFNPPGTPHMGGIWERMVRSVKETMKALDDGCRLTDEVLLTTLAEAEDMINSRPLTYISQDSAAITPNHFLRGVV